The sequence ACCTTCCTGTGAGAAATAGTGTTGCAAGGAAACATAGTTTAGGAATACGTGACCTTGTAAAACAATAGCGCTTGCAAACGTCATGACCTTTATAAGACAATACGTGTTCTGAAGGTCACCAATCACGAAGATCACTGAGCCGGTTTTAGCTTAATTGGTGTACTATCTTCCATTGTCGCTTTATATAATAGAATAGAGCCCCTATTCCCTTGTTGTTGTCCGTCCGACTTTACTTGAAAATCTTCATTTAATCCAATCGTCCATACAGCTTCCGTTTCTTTATTTAATGTATGGCGTTCATTTGTCCAATCGCTAGGAATATCTTGTTGATGGCTCCTTGTTAATACAACAGCAAGCGTTCCAAACTGAACAACATGATTCCAATCAAACACTTCACTTTTTCCGTCCTCTAAAATCGTAATGCCGTCTGTATTACTAACCACTTCCACACCGTCTCCTTCCCAAACACCATGCATCTCTGTACCTACATAATAATAGGAAATTCCTCCGCTTCGATCACCAAAAGTCGCATTATACTGATGCAAGTTTTTATCTTTTCCTTTATAAGTCACAGTTGCAATATCATTTGTTATCCATTTCACGTTGAACAGACCGGTCGTTTGATAAGGAAGTTTCTCTTTTGGGCGACCAAAAACACCATAATATGAACGATAATAGTAAGCTTCATTTGTCATTGGGTTTTCTTTTATCGCAAAACTATGTTGAAAGTTTGGCGAAATACTCGTTACACTTTTTACTTTTTGATCTTCAGTCGTGATTAACATAATATTCACGAATATAAATATCACTAAAATAGTAAAGCTCCCCCACTTCCACTTCTTATCGATTTGAAATAAGAGAAGAATTGAAGAAAATAGAAAACCAACAATCAATATATTCATAACGTAAAAGAGGCGATTATCAATATACTCTAATTGGTACGTACCATGAAACAATAGGTAACCCATTTGCAGTCCAAAGAAACTTAGCGACAATATAAAAAGTAGCCATCCTCCAATTTTCTTTGCTTTACTGTATGTCCTGTTCATCAATTGCCATCTCCTCTACAAATTCCCATGTCTGGCCGTTATCAGATGAAATAAACTTTCCTTTCACTTTTCCACCTTTATAATCACCATTCGGTCCTTGATTAATAAACAAAGCTAGATGGTCACCCTCTTTTATTGGTACTTCGGCTTGTACAAATATTTCATGGTACTGTGATGGAACATGGATCTCAGCCTTCCCCCACGTATCACCAGCATCGTTTGTGTAATAAAAATCCGGTTCTACAGGATTAAGAACACCATAAGATAAAAAACCCGTTTTTTCATCAACGAAGCCACCATCGGCAATTAAGCGCGTTACATCGTAATTTTCTGTTTCTTGCCAATTTTCCCCACCATCATATGTAAGAAAAACATTTGATCCTTCCTGGGACATCGTTCGACCACCAGATAATATAATATAACCGAAAGAATCACTCAAAAAATCAACTTTTCGAAAGCGAACACCAAGGTACTGTTCCGCAACAATAGATTTATGCCAAGTTTTCCCTTGGTCTTCTGAATACATAAAATAGATGGATTCATTTTCCCAACTACTTCCCTCCCCATATATAAACCCAGCCCGGGTATCGGTTAAAATATAGCTTTTATCGATTAAGTCTTTTTTATTTCCATTATATTCTCCTGCAAATAAAGACTCTAATTCAACAGGGACCACCGTCCAATGTTTCCCCTGATCATAAGTAATTTGTAATTGTTGATCTTGTAAAGAATATCCAATGTTATCCGTCACATTATTTCCTTGTAGTATTGTTTTAACTTCAGTTTGTGTCTGATTATTCCCCAGTTCTCTATCCGGCACAAGTTTCGGTGAGCGCTGATAGAAAAATAGACCAATTGTTAAACTAATCACGATAATGGCAGCAACACGAATAATGAATTTTTTCAAAGTAAGTGCATCCTCTCAATTAATCTTTCCCTAAGAATACCACCATTAGATGTGGAAAGAAAATTTGTAATTCTTATATTCACAAAAATATAATCTTAAAAACTCCAGGCTCCTTTAAGTTTCTCTCACCTTTACATCTACTTCAAATTTTTTCCAATGGTAAATAACTTTATATTTTCCACATAAAACCGATATATATATTGTTAATATTTTTCCCTATGTTGGTAAACTTCATTTGCGGACTTTTATTATCATATTATTCCCTTATTTTTTCACAATCTCTTCTATCTTTTAGAGGTTGTTTTTTTGACTACATACATCCAAGTAAAATTGGGTAATACAGCTTAGAACATTCAGGAGGTAAATATTATGAATTGGACAATTGGAAAAAAACTCTTCGGTGGATTTGGGGTTATTCTTTTATTACTATTTATCATGGTTTATATAGGTTTGCATCAAATTAATAATTTAAATGAAAGTTATCGTTTTTTAATTAATGATAAAGCACAAAAGGCGACTGATATTAAAGATTTACAAGTAACTGTAAAACAAGAAATTGTTAGCATGCGAGGTCTATTAATTGTTGGTGATGAAAGTGCTTATAAAGAGTATAAGGAAGCCCGCAAACACTTTCAAAAAGACTATAACAACTTACAAAAAAGATTCACGATTCCTGAAGCAAAACAAATGTTAACTAAATTAAACCAAATCGAACAAGAATATAATACATTTGCACAAAAAGTATTTGACTTGAGAAAACAAAACAAAGTGGAAGAAGTATCAACAACGGTTGCTTTACAAGGAAGAGATATCGTTCATCGATTCGATGACCAAATTAAAAAATTATCATCTTTCCAAAAGGACATCGTCGATCAAGGTGTAAAGGAAAATATTCAAACGTTCTATCATATACAAGCACAGCTACTTATTATTGGACTTATCGCTTTCGTACTTGGAATATTCATCTCACTTATAATTGGGCGACAAATTTCAAAGCCGATAAAAGCTATTTCTGCATCCGCTAAAAAAATTGCCAATGGAGACTTAAAACTCGAAAACATCCAAGTAAAGAGTAAAGATGAAACGGGTATACTCGCTCAGGCGTTTAACCAAATGACAGCAAATTTAAAAGTTTTAATTGGACAAGTTAAAGCGAATTCCGAACTGATCGCTTCTTCATCTGAGGAATTATCAGCCAGTGCAGAACAAACGACAGAAGCTACAAACCAAATTGCTACATCAATCCAAGAGGTCGCAAGTGGTGCAGAAACCCAAAGACAAGGAGCATATGAAAGTGCTCAAGCGATGAAAGAAATGGCCGTTGGTGTCCAACAAGTTGCGGAAACAACCTCATCTGTTGCCGAACTTACGATGGAAACAAATAAAGAAGCAAACAATGGCCATGAATCACTGAAAAAAGTTATTAATCAAATGGATACGATTCATACGGTCGTTAATAATTCCGCCTCTGTCGTACAGGAGTTAGGTGGACATTCTAAAGAAATCGGTAATATTATAGCAGTCATTACAAGTATTGCAGATCAAACAAATTTACTTGCACTTAACGCAACAATTGAGGCAGCTCGAGCCGGTGAACACGGTAGAGGGTTTGCAGTCGTTGCTGATGAAGTGAGAAACCTTGCAGAACAATCGAAACAATCTGCTGATCAAATAACTAGCCTTATTGAGAAAATCCAAAATGATACAAATAGCGCGGTTGCAGTGATGAATCAAGGTACAGAAGAAGTGAAGATTGGGATGAATGTCGTTTACGAAGCTGAGAAAGGATTCAATAAAATTTTACAACTCGTTGAGCAAGTAACCTCGCAAATTCAAGAAGCATCCGCTGCCTCAGAAGAAATGTCTGCAAGTGTGGAAGAAGTGTATGCATCAATCGAAGAAATTTCCCGGATTGCGAAAGATTCAGCAAACTATAGCCAATCTGTTGCCGCCTCATCAGAAGAACAATTAGCAACAATGGAAGAAATTGCTTCTTCTGCAACATCTTTATCAAAAATTGCCGTCGACTTACAAGAACAAGTGAGTCAGTTTAAGATTTAACAAAAAATATTTCCTTTGATAAATATGTAAATATAGTAAAACTCTCGGGATGGATTTGAGTCCCAAGAGTTTTATTTTTATTTATGATTTGAAATATATTTTTCAATAATCAAATCAAAATTCAAATCGTCTGTATCAGATAAAAGATAGTCCGCATCACTAAGATGATCACGATCACCCACACCAACAGAAAACATTTGTGCTTTATTTATTGCCTCAATACCAGCAGCAGAGTCCTCCACGCCGATACATTCACGATACTCAAAACCAAAGTAATCCGCTGCTATAGTAAAGGTTTCTGGATCTGGTT comes from Bacillus andreraoultii and encodes:
- a CDS encoding sialidase family protein, which produces MKKFIIRVAAIIVISLTIGLFFYQRSPKLVPDRELGNNQTQTEVKTILQGNNVTDNIGYSLQDQQLQITYDQGKHWTVVPVELESLFAGEYNGNKKDLIDKSYILTDTRAGFIYGEGSSWENESIYFMYSEDQGKTWHKSIVAEQYLGVRFRKVDFLSDSFGYIILSGGRTMSQEGSNVFLTYDGGENWQETENYDVTRLIADGGFVDEKTGFLSYGVLNPVEPDFYYTNDAGDTWGKAEIHVPSQYHEIFVQAEVPIKEGDHLALFINQGPNGDYKGGKVKGKFISSDNGQTWEFVEEMAIDEQDIQ